The following coding sequences are from one Gossypium hirsutum isolate 1008001.06 chromosome A12, Gossypium_hirsutum_v2.1, whole genome shotgun sequence window:
- the LOC107923980 gene encoding carotenoid cleavage dioxygenase 7, chloroplastic isoform X1, with the protein MQAKIFHIVPTMFHSPLKLPSYLHQPSLPRKLPQATSISSPVDDNHHVPGPLTIPDKDESMAAFWDYQFLFISQRSETSEPITLRVVEGTIPPDFPSGTYYLTGPGLFVDDHGSTVHPLDGHGYLRAFSIDGVPKEVKFTAKYIKTEAQVEERDPVTGSWRFTHRGPFSVLKGGKKLGNVKVMKNVANTSVLKWGGKLLCLWEGGDPYQIESETLDTVGSFNVINESAPSAEKRGPGDLFDVAARLLKPVLHGVFKMPPKRLLSHYKLDAQRNRLLAVTCNAEDMLLPRSNFTFYELDSNFNLLQKQEFNIPDHLMIHDWAFTDTYYILFGNRIKLDIIGSMTAVCGLSPMISALSVNPSKSTSPIYLLPRSSDKSAGQRDWRVPVEAPSRKWLLHVGNAFEIKDIDGNSLIQIQACACSYQWFNFQKLFGYNWQSGQLDPSIMNVKQHENESLVPHLVHVTIKLDTNGSCHECSMENMNEWNKPSDFPIINPEFSGKKNTCIYAATSSGTRQALPHFPFDMVMKLNLSSKTVSTWPAGARRFIGEPIFVPKGTEEEDGYILVVEYAVSIQRCYLVILDPKRIGESDGVVARFEVPKHLNFPLGFHGFWAKND; encoded by the exons TCACCATGTTCCTGGTCCTTTAACAATACCAGACAAAGATGAATCCATGGCTGCTTTTTGGGACTATCAGTTTCTATTCATCTCGCAACGGTCGGAAACGTCTGAGCCGATCACACTCCGTGTCGTTGAAGGTACGATCCCCCCTGATTTCCCTTCCGGTACATATTACTTAACCGGTCCGGGGTTATTCGTCGATGATCACGGCTCGACCGTGCACCCTCTAGATGGTCACGGTTACCTTCGAGCGTTTAGCATCGATGGTGTTCCCAAAGAAGTTAAATTCACGGCTAAGTACATAAAGACCGAAGCTCAAGTGGAAGAACGCGATCCGGTGACCGGCTCGTGGCGATTTACGCACCGCGGTCCATTTTCGGTCTTAAAAGGGGGTAAAAAACTTGGTAACGTTAAGGTGATGAAAAATGTAGCTAATACTAGTGTGTTGAAGTGGGGTGGAAAGCTTTTGTGTTTATGGGAAGGTGGTGATCCTTACCAGATCGAATCGGAGACGTTGGATACCGTTGGCAGTTTTAATGTGATAAATGAATCCGCGCCATCCGCCGAGAAACGGGGGCCCGGTGATTTATTCGACGTAGCCGCCCGGTTGTTGAAGCCGGTGTTACATG GTGTATTCAAGATGCCCCCAAAAAGATTATTGTCTCATTATAAGCTTGATGCTCAAAGGAACAGACTACTTGCAGTAACATGTAATGCAGAGGACATGTTACTGCCTCGAAGCAACTTTACATTTTATG agtTGGATTCGAATTTCAATTTGTTGCAGAAACAAGAATTTAACATCCCTGAtcatttgatgatccatgattgGGCTTTTACCGATACTTATTACATACTGTTCGGAAACCGGATCAAGCTTGACATTATCG GATCAATGACAGCAGTATGCGGGTTATCGCCGATGATTTCGGCATTGTCGGTGAATCCGAGTAAGTCCACGTCTCCAATTTACTTGCTTCCTCGGTCATCTGATAAGTCAGCCGGACAACGAGATTGGAGGGTACCGGTGGAAGCACCGTCTCGGAAATGGCTGTTACATGTTGGCAATGCCTTTGAAATCAAGGATATTGATGGTAATTCATTGATTCAAATCCAAGCTTGTGCATGTTCTTATCAATGGTTCAACTTCCAGAAACTATTTG GATATAATTGGCAAAGCGGACAACTAGATCCATCGATTATGAACGTAAAACAACACGAAAACGAGTCCTTAGTACCACACTTAGTTCATGTAACAATAAAATTGGACACTAATGGCAGCTGTCATGAATGTTCAATGGAGAACATGAATGAATGGAACAAGCCATCGGATTTTCCGATCATCAACCCGGAGTTTTCGGGCAAAAAGAATACATGCATTTATGCAGCAACATCTTCAGGGACAAGACAAGCATTGCCTCATTTTCCATTTGATATGGTAATGAAGCTAAATTTATCATCAAAAACTGTAAGTACATGGCCTGCAGGGGCTCGTAGGTTCATTGGTGAACCTATTTTTGTCCCTAAAGGAACTGAAGAAGAAGATGGGTATATTCTTGTCGTCGAG tatGCAGTTTCAATACAGAGATGTTATTTGGTGATTTTGGATCCAAAGAGAATTGGGGAAAGTGATGGGGTTGTAGCAAGATTTGAAGTCCCTAAGCACTTGAACTTCCCTCTTGGATTTCATGGTTTTTGGGCCAAGAATGATTAA
- the LOC107938660 gene encoding malate dehydrogenase, cytoplasmic — translation MAKEPVRVLVTGAAGQIGYALVPMIARGVMLGSDQPIILHMLDIEPATEALNGVKMELVDAAFPLLIDVVATTDAMVACKGVNIAVMVGGFPRKEGMERKDVMSKNVSIYKAQASALEKQAAPDCKVLVVANPANTNALILKEFAPSIPEKNITCLTRLDHNRALGQLSERLKIHVGQVKNVIIWGNHSSTQYPDVNHATVTPTNSEEKPVRSVVADDNWLNTEFITTVQQRGAAIIKARKLSSALSAASAACDHIRDWVLGTPKGTWVSMGVYSDGSYGIQSGIIYSFPVTCDKGQWSIAQGLKIDDFSREKMDATAKELVEEKTLAYSCLN, via the exons ATGGCGAAAGAACCAGTTAGAGTTTTAGTTACTGGTGCTGCTG GCCAAATCGGGTATGCTTTAGTGCCTATGATTGCGAGGGGAGTAATGTTAGGCTCCGATCAACCCATAATTCTTCATATGCTCGATATCGAACCGGCCACCGAGGCCTTAAACGGTGTCAAAATGGAATTAGTTGATGCTGCATTTCCTCTTCTCATCG ATGTCGTTGCTACCACCGACGCCATGGTCGCTTGTAAAGGTGTGAACATAGCCGTGATGGTTGGCGGATTCCCACGAAAAGAAGGCATGGAAAGGAAAGACGTGATGTCGAAAAACGTATCAATTTACAAGGCTCAAGCTTCGGCATTGGAGAAACAAGCCGCACCGGATTGTAAGGTGTTGGTGGTCGCTAATCCAGCGAACACCAATGCCCTTATCTTGAAAGAATTTGCACCGTCAATCCCGGAGAAAAACATCACATGTCTCACTCGACTCGACCATAACAGAGCGCTTGGACAACTCTCCGAGAGGCTAAAGATCCATGTCGGTCAAGTGAAGAACGTGATCATATGGGGTAACCACTCCTCCACTCAATACCCGGATGTGAACCATGCCACTGTCACGCCCACAAACAGTGAAGAGAAGCCTGTTAGAAGTGTCGTAGCGGACGACAATTG GTTGAACACGGAGTTCATTACCACGGTGCAACAACGCGGTGCCGCCATTATCAAAGCTCGCAAGCTATCGAGTGCATTGTCCGCCGCAAGTGCTGCTTGTGATCATATTCGTGATTGGGTTCTTGGGACTCCCaag GGAACATGGGTGTCCATGGGAGTGTATTCTGATGGATCATATGGAATTCAATCTGGCATTATCTACTCATTCCCAGTTACATGTGATAAAGGACAATGGTCAATTGCTCAGG GGCTGAAGATAGACGATTTCTCGAGAGAAAAGATGGATGCAACAGCAAAAGAGCTTGTGGAGGAGAAAACATTGGCTTATTCTTGTCTTAATTGA
- the LOC107923980 gene encoding carotenoid cleavage dioxygenase 7, chloroplastic isoform X2 translates to MQAKIFHIVPTMFHSPLKLPSYLHQPSLPRKLPQATSISSPVDDNHHVPGPLTIPDKDESMAAFWDYQFLFISQRSETSEPITLRVVEGTIPPDFPSGTYYLTGPGLFVDDHGSTVHPLDGHGYLRAFSIDGVPKEVKFTAKYIKTEAQVEERDPVTGSWRFTHRGPFSVLKGGKKLGNVKVMKNVANTSVLKWGGKLLCLWEGGDPYQIESETLDTVGSFNVINESAPSAEKRGPGDLFDVAARLLKPVLHGSMTAVCGLSPMISALSVNPSKSTSPIYLLPRSSDKSAGQRDWRVPVEAPSRKWLLHVGNAFEIKDIDGNSLIQIQACACSYQWFNFQKLFGYNWQSGQLDPSIMNVKQHENESLVPHLVHVTIKLDTNGSCHECSMENMNEWNKPSDFPIINPEFSGKKNTCIYAATSSGTRQALPHFPFDMVMKLNLSSKTVSTWPAGARRFIGEPIFVPKGTEEEDGYILVVEYAVSIQRCYLVILDPKRIGESDGVVARFEVPKHLNFPLGFHGFWAKND, encoded by the exons TCACCATGTTCCTGGTCCTTTAACAATACCAGACAAAGATGAATCCATGGCTGCTTTTTGGGACTATCAGTTTCTATTCATCTCGCAACGGTCGGAAACGTCTGAGCCGATCACACTCCGTGTCGTTGAAGGTACGATCCCCCCTGATTTCCCTTCCGGTACATATTACTTAACCGGTCCGGGGTTATTCGTCGATGATCACGGCTCGACCGTGCACCCTCTAGATGGTCACGGTTACCTTCGAGCGTTTAGCATCGATGGTGTTCCCAAAGAAGTTAAATTCACGGCTAAGTACATAAAGACCGAAGCTCAAGTGGAAGAACGCGATCCGGTGACCGGCTCGTGGCGATTTACGCACCGCGGTCCATTTTCGGTCTTAAAAGGGGGTAAAAAACTTGGTAACGTTAAGGTGATGAAAAATGTAGCTAATACTAGTGTGTTGAAGTGGGGTGGAAAGCTTTTGTGTTTATGGGAAGGTGGTGATCCTTACCAGATCGAATCGGAGACGTTGGATACCGTTGGCAGTTTTAATGTGATAAATGAATCCGCGCCATCCGCCGAGAAACGGGGGCCCGGTGATTTATTCGACGTAGCCGCCCGGTTGTTGAAGCCGGTGTTACATG GATCAATGACAGCAGTATGCGGGTTATCGCCGATGATTTCGGCATTGTCGGTGAATCCGAGTAAGTCCACGTCTCCAATTTACTTGCTTCCTCGGTCATCTGATAAGTCAGCCGGACAACGAGATTGGAGGGTACCGGTGGAAGCACCGTCTCGGAAATGGCTGTTACATGTTGGCAATGCCTTTGAAATCAAGGATATTGATGGTAATTCATTGATTCAAATCCAAGCTTGTGCATGTTCTTATCAATGGTTCAACTTCCAGAAACTATTTG GATATAATTGGCAAAGCGGACAACTAGATCCATCGATTATGAACGTAAAACAACACGAAAACGAGTCCTTAGTACCACACTTAGTTCATGTAACAATAAAATTGGACACTAATGGCAGCTGTCATGAATGTTCAATGGAGAACATGAATGAATGGAACAAGCCATCGGATTTTCCGATCATCAACCCGGAGTTTTCGGGCAAAAAGAATACATGCATTTATGCAGCAACATCTTCAGGGACAAGACAAGCATTGCCTCATTTTCCATTTGATATGGTAATGAAGCTAAATTTATCATCAAAAACTGTAAGTACATGGCCTGCAGGGGCTCGTAGGTTCATTGGTGAACCTATTTTTGTCCCTAAAGGAACTGAAGAAGAAGATGGGTATATTCTTGTCGTCGAG tatGCAGTTTCAATACAGAGATGTTATTTGGTGATTTTGGATCCAAAGAGAATTGGGGAAAGTGATGGGGTTGTAGCAAGATTTGAAGTCCCTAAGCACTTGAACTTCCCTCTTGGATTTCATGGTTTTTGGGCCAAGAATGATTAA